A DNA window from Clavibacter sepedonicus contains the following coding sequences:
- a CDS encoding phosphoribosyl-ATP diphosphatase → MKTFDDLFGELTRIAAERPEGSGTVRELDGGVHAIGKKVVEEAAEVWMAAEHESDDRAAEEISQLLYHVQVMMIARGLTLEDVGRHL, encoded by the coding sequence GTGAAGACCTTCGATGACCTGTTCGGCGAGCTGACCCGCATCGCCGCCGAGCGGCCCGAGGGGTCCGGCACCGTCCGCGAGCTCGACGGCGGCGTGCACGCGATCGGCAAGAAGGTCGTCGAGGAGGCCGCCGAGGTCTGGATGGCGGCCGAACACGAGTCCGACGACCGCGCCGCCGAGGAGATCTCGCAGCTGCTCTACCACGTGCAGGTCATGATGATCGCGCGCGGCCTCACCCTGGAGGACGTCGGCCGACATCTGTGA
- the fmt gene encoding methionyl-tRNA formyltransferase, which translates to MRLVFAGTPLAAVPSLQRLAASGHEVALVVTRADAPLGRKRVLTPSPVAAEAERLGIPTLRVNRLDDDATARIAAVGAELGVIVAYGGLVREPLLSTPARGWINLHFSLLPRWRGAAPVQRSIMAGERVTGASVFQLERGMDTGPVFSMEERPTGDHETAGHVLDALAVQGADLLARTVDAIGAGTAVARPQEGEPTLAPKTTIDDGRVDWARSADEVLARIRGVTPEPGAHTSVDDVRLKIHRAAALRDAAPLEPGRIAALDGRVAIGTASHPVELIQVQPAGKSPMPAADWWRGVTTKDVIAR; encoded by the coding sequence ATGAGACTCGTCTTCGCCGGCACGCCCCTCGCCGCCGTGCCCTCGCTCCAGCGGCTCGCCGCATCCGGCCACGAGGTCGCGCTGGTCGTCACGCGCGCCGACGCGCCGCTCGGCCGGAAGCGCGTGCTCACCCCGTCGCCCGTCGCCGCGGAGGCCGAGCGCCTCGGTATCCCGACCCTCCGCGTCAACCGGCTCGACGACGACGCGACCGCCCGCATCGCGGCGGTCGGGGCCGAGCTCGGCGTGATCGTCGCGTACGGCGGCCTCGTGCGCGAGCCGCTGCTGTCGACGCCCGCGCGCGGATGGATCAACCTGCACTTCTCGCTGCTGCCCCGGTGGCGCGGCGCCGCCCCCGTGCAGCGCTCGATCATGGCGGGGGAGCGCGTCACGGGCGCGAGCGTCTTCCAGCTGGAGCGCGGCATGGACACGGGGCCCGTCTTCTCGATGGAGGAGCGGCCCACGGGCGACCACGAGACGGCCGGCCACGTGCTCGACGCGCTCGCGGTGCAGGGCGCGGACCTGCTGGCGCGCACGGTCGACGCCATCGGCGCGGGCACCGCGGTCGCGCGCCCGCAGGAGGGCGAGCCGACGCTCGCGCCGAAGACGACGATCGACGACGGCCGCGTCGACTGGGCGCGGTCGGCCGACGAGGTGCTGGCCCGGATCCGCGGCGTCACGCCCGAGCCCGGCGCGCACACGTCCGTGGACGACGTGCGCCTCAAGATCCACCGCGCGGCCGCCCTCCGCGACGCCGCCCCGCTCGAGCCCGGACGCATCGCCGCGCTCGACGGCCGCGTCGCGATCGGCACCGCCAGCCACCCCGTCGAGCTCATCCAGGTGCAGCCCGCGGGCAAGAGCCCCATGCCCGCCGCCGACTGGTGGCGCGGCGTCACGACGAAGGACGTGATCGCACGATGA
- a CDS encoding Trp biosynthesis-associated membrane protein, whose protein sequence is MRVTRRTKSLALLLVLATSAATFLGWSQDWSTLRIGGQAPALVPVAGSVAAPALSALALSSLALAGALAIASRVLRVVLGILQALIGATVALTAFAAIAGPVQAGEAAVTTVTGVAGSSAVAELVDGWTTTPWGPVTLVAGIASALTGLLVAVTGPRWPTRRSRYDAPDPSPARRIVPRQDPVAAWDSLSGGADPTRREAGDDDDAPAGGPTEGSPDGPAAAPHADGRRDADR, encoded by the coding sequence ATGCGGGTCACCCGCCGCACGAAGTCCCTCGCCCTCCTGCTCGTCCTCGCCACGAGCGCCGCCACCTTCCTCGGCTGGTCGCAGGACTGGTCGACGCTGCGCATCGGGGGCCAGGCGCCTGCGCTCGTGCCCGTCGCGGGAAGCGTCGCCGCCCCCGCGCTCAGCGCCCTCGCGCTCTCGAGCCTCGCCCTCGCGGGCGCCCTCGCCATCGCCAGCCGCGTGCTCCGGGTGGTGCTCGGGATCCTCCAGGCGCTCATCGGCGCGACGGTCGCGCTCACGGCGTTCGCCGCGATCGCCGGCCCCGTCCAGGCGGGCGAGGCCGCGGTCACGACCGTCACGGGCGTCGCGGGCTCATCGGCCGTGGCGGAGCTCGTCGACGGGTGGACCACGACCCCCTGGGGTCCGGTCACGCTGGTCGCGGGCATCGCGTCGGCGCTGACGGGCCTCCTCGTGGCGGTCACCGGGCCGCGCTGGCCCACCCGCCGGTCCCGGTACGACGCGCCGGACCCGTCGCCCGCCCGCCGGATCGTCCCGCGCCAGGATCCCGTGGCCGCCTGGGACAGCCTGAGCGGCGGCGCGGATCCCACCCGCCGCGAGGCCGGCGATGACGACGACGCACCGGCGGGCGGACCCACGGAAGGGTCGCCTGACGGACCCGCCGCCGCTCCCCATGCCGACGGCCGCCGCGACGCCGACCGGTAG
- the rpe gene encoding ribulose-phosphate 3-epimerase, with amino-acid sequence MPVRIEPSILSADFANLEREIQRLATADLVHVDIMDNHFVPNLTFGLPMVQRLQQVTPVPLDIHLMIDDVDRWAPGYAEAGAASVTFHAEATREPVALARRLREIGARAGIALKPGTPVDDYLELLHEFDQVLVMTVEPGFGGQSFMPETMPKLRALRSRLRESGHDVWLQVDGGIDVETIGRAAEAGADTFVSGSGVFRGGDPEAAIAELRRAAEAHTHAH; translated from the coding sequence ATGCCCGTCCGCATCGAACCGAGCATCCTGTCCGCCGACTTCGCGAACCTGGAGCGCGAGATCCAGCGCCTCGCCACCGCCGACCTCGTGCACGTCGACATCATGGACAACCACTTCGTCCCGAACCTCACGTTCGGTCTGCCGATGGTGCAGCGCCTGCAGCAGGTGACGCCCGTCCCGCTCGACATCCACCTCATGATCGACGACGTCGACCGCTGGGCCCCCGGCTACGCGGAGGCGGGCGCCGCGAGCGTCACCTTCCACGCCGAGGCCACGCGCGAGCCGGTCGCGCTCGCCCGGCGGCTCCGCGAGATCGGTGCGCGCGCCGGCATCGCGCTGAAGCCCGGCACGCCCGTCGACGACTACCTCGAGCTGCTGCACGAGTTCGACCAGGTGCTCGTGATGACGGTCGAGCCCGGCTTCGGCGGCCAGTCCTTCATGCCCGAGACGATGCCGAAGCTCCGCGCCCTTCGCTCGCGCCTCCGCGAGTCCGGCCACGACGTGTGGCTCCAGGTCGACGGCGGCATCGACGTCGAGACCATCGGCCGGGCGGCCGAGGCCGGCGCCGACACGTTCGTCTCCGGATCCGGCGTCTTCCGCGGCGGCGACCCCGAGGCGGCCATCGCCGAGCTCCGTCGCGCGGCCGAGGCGCATACCCACGCCCACTGA
- the trpC gene encoding indole-3-glycerol phosphate synthase TrpC, whose amino-acid sequence MLGDLLSGALEDAAARRETRPLAQVEADALARPAALDALSALAPADRVKIIAEVKRSSPSRGALAEIPDPALLASRYETGGASAISVLTEGRKFRGSLQDLEQVRDTVSIPVLRKDFIGEPYQVLEARASGADLVLLIVAALDQKTLVELHALVNELGMTALVETHSADEVSRALDLGAQVVGVNARNLTTFELDRDLFGRLADSIPAGVVRIAESAVKTADDVAHYRRSGADVVLVGEALVTGDPVRTLGEFLDIRA is encoded by the coding sequence ATGCTGGGAGACCTGCTCTCCGGAGCCCTCGAGGACGCGGCCGCACGACGCGAGACCCGTCCCCTCGCCCAGGTCGAGGCCGACGCGCTCGCGCGTCCCGCGGCCCTCGACGCGCTCAGCGCGCTTGCTCCCGCCGACCGCGTGAAGATCATCGCCGAGGTCAAGCGCTCGAGCCCCTCGCGCGGCGCCCTCGCCGAGATCCCAGATCCCGCGCTCCTCGCGTCCCGCTACGAGACCGGCGGCGCCAGCGCCATCAGCGTCCTCACGGAGGGCCGCAAGTTCCGCGGATCCCTGCAGGACCTCGAGCAGGTGCGGGACACCGTCTCCATCCCCGTCCTCCGCAAGGACTTCATCGGCGAGCCGTACCAGGTCCTGGAGGCGCGCGCCTCGGGAGCCGACCTCGTCCTGCTCATCGTCGCCGCGCTCGACCAGAAGACGCTCGTCGAGCTGCATGCGCTCGTGAACGAGCTCGGCATGACCGCGCTCGTCGAGACCCACTCGGCCGACGAGGTGTCCCGCGCGCTCGACCTCGGGGCGCAGGTCGTCGGCGTCAACGCGCGCAACCTGACCACCTTCGAGCTGGACCGCGACCTCTTCGGCCGCCTGGCCGACTCCATCCCCGCGGGCGTCGTGCGCATCGCCGAGTCCGCGGTGAAGACCGCCGACGACGTGGCGCACTACCGCCGGTCGGGCGCCGACGTCGTCCTGGTGGGCGAGGCGCTCGTCACGGGCGATCCCGTCCGCACGCTCGGCGAGTTCCTGGACATCCGCGCATGA
- a CDS encoding RsmB/NOP family class I SAM-dependent RNA methyltransferase, whose translation MSESTGSPGRRPAGADRRRPADRADVGGPSSVSPARRVAYEVVSAVRESDAYANLLLPVRIRRAALSAQDAALATELTYGTLRMSGYYDRVIELAAGRPVTAIDAPILDVLRLSVHQLLSMRVATHAAVNEGVDMARAVGSRSATGFVNGVLRTITRSEPDEWRQRVLDSAASDDERLALEHSHPLWVLRALRQALAREGRDDELEDLLRADNAAPAVSLVALPGLATVEETGEQPAAFSPLGAYLEGGDPMDAPGVADGRVRVQDEGSQLAALALSRARAVTPGERWLDLCAGPGGKAALLAAEAGRSGALLTANELVPARAGLVRDALRAVPGDTEVWELDGTTVGEEHPGAFDRILLDAPCSGLGALRRRPEARWRKTPRDVAGLGALQAGLIDSAIGALAPGGILAYVTCSPHLAETRAIVQAALQRHPDVSARDTRAVLQEVADGDLELPAADADASTHGSSVQLWPHRHGTDAMFIALLTRR comes from the coding sequence ATGAGCGAGAGCACAGGATCCCCCGGTCGCCGACCCGCGGGAGCGGACCGCCGCCGACCCGCCGACCGCGCCGACGTCGGCGGCCCGTCGTCCGTCAGCCCGGCTCGCCGCGTCGCCTACGAGGTCGTCAGCGCGGTCCGCGAGTCGGACGCGTACGCGAACCTCCTGCTGCCCGTCAGGATCCGCCGTGCCGCCCTCAGCGCGCAGGACGCCGCGCTCGCCACCGAGCTGACCTACGGCACCCTGCGCATGTCCGGCTACTACGACCGCGTCATCGAGCTCGCCGCCGGCCGCCCGGTGACGGCGATCGACGCGCCCATCCTCGACGTGCTGCGCCTCTCGGTCCACCAGCTCCTCAGTATGCGCGTCGCCACCCACGCGGCCGTCAACGAGGGCGTCGACATGGCGCGCGCGGTCGGATCCCGTTCGGCCACGGGCTTCGTCAACGGCGTGCTCCGCACCATCACTCGCTCGGAGCCCGACGAGTGGCGGCAGCGCGTGCTCGACAGCGCCGCGAGCGACGACGAGCGCCTCGCCCTCGAGCACTCCCACCCGCTGTGGGTGCTGCGCGCCCTCCGCCAGGCGCTCGCCCGCGAGGGCCGCGACGACGAGCTCGAGGACCTGCTGCGCGCCGACAACGCTGCGCCCGCCGTCAGCCTCGTCGCGCTCCCGGGCCTCGCGACCGTCGAGGAGACCGGCGAGCAGCCCGCCGCCTTCTCGCCGCTCGGCGCCTACCTCGAGGGCGGCGACCCGATGGACGCGCCCGGCGTCGCCGACGGCCGCGTCCGCGTGCAGGACGAGGGCTCGCAGCTCGCCGCCCTCGCGCTCAGCCGCGCCCGAGCCGTCACCCCCGGCGAGCGCTGGCTCGACCTGTGCGCGGGCCCCGGCGGCAAGGCCGCGCTGCTCGCCGCGGAGGCCGGCCGCTCCGGCGCCCTGCTCACCGCGAACGAGCTCGTCCCCGCCCGCGCGGGCCTCGTGCGCGATGCCCTCCGCGCCGTCCCCGGCGACACCGAGGTCTGGGAGCTCGACGGCACGACCGTGGGGGAGGAGCACCCCGGCGCCTTCGACCGGATCCTGCTCGACGCGCCGTGCAGCGGCCTCGGTGCCCTCCGCCGACGGCCCGAGGCGCGCTGGCGGAAGACCCCGCGCGACGTCGCGGGCCTCGGCGCCCTGCAGGCCGGCCTCATCGACTCCGCGATCGGCGCGCTCGCGCCCGGCGGGATCCTCGCCTACGTCACGTGCTCGCCGCACCTCGCCGAGACGCGCGCCATCGTGCAGGCCGCGCTCCAGCGCCATCCCGACGTGTCCGCGCGCGACACGCGCGCGGTGCTGCAGGAGGTGGCCGACGGCGACCTCGAGCTGCCCGCGGCCGACGCGGACGCCTCGACCCACGGATCCAGCGTGCAGCTCTGGCCGCACCGGCACGGCACGGACGCCATGTTCATCGCCCTGCTGACCCGCCGGTAG
- the hisI gene encoding phosphoribosyl-AMP cyclohydrolase, with amino-acid sequence MSAAPLDPRGHGDPDVDGILARASFADDGLLPAVIQQHDTREVLMLGYMDREALRRTLTTGRVTFWSRSRSEYWRKGDTSGHGQYVRDAALDCDGDTVLVQVDQVGVACHTGTRTCFDADHLHPVTGARPAADEGPTP; translated from the coding sequence ATGAGCGCAGCCCCCCTCGACCCCCGCGGGCACGGCGATCCCGACGTCGACGGCATCCTCGCCCGCGCGTCCTTCGCCGACGACGGGCTGCTCCCCGCCGTGATCCAGCAGCACGACACGCGCGAGGTCCTCATGCTCGGCTACATGGACCGCGAGGCCCTCCGCCGCACGCTCACCACCGGCCGCGTCACGTTCTGGTCGCGCTCCCGGAGCGAGTACTGGCGGAAGGGCGACACGTCGGGTCACGGCCAGTACGTCCGCGACGCGGCGCTCGACTGCGACGGCGACACGGTCCTCGTCCAGGTCGACCAGGTAGGAGTGGCCTGCCACACCGGCACGCGCACCTGCTTCGACGCCGACCACCTCCACCCCGTCACGGGCGCGCGTCCCGCCGCCGACGAAGGGCCCACCCCATGA
- a CDS encoding DUF6704 family protein: protein MSTESAEPGHGNSPAAWTAVVIMLVAFTVGTIAFWFAIEPVVWASAVLAILGWITGGVMKKMGFGVGGHRTVSTHSKAHS, encoded by the coding sequence ATGTCCACCGAGTCCGCAGAACCCGGCCACGGCAACTCGCCGGCGGCCTGGACGGCTGTCGTCATCATGCTCGTCGCGTTCACCGTCGGCACCATCGCCTTCTGGTTCGCCATCGAGCCCGTCGTGTGGGCCTCGGCCGTCCTCGCGATCCTCGGCTGGATCACCGGCGGCGTCATGAAGAAGATGGGCTTCGGGGTCGGCGGCCACCGCACGGTCTCCACGCACTCGAAGGCGCACTCCTAG
- the hisG gene encoding ATP phosphoribosyltransferase: MLRVAVPNKGSLAETAAQMLAEAGYAGRRDPKELYVLDARNDVEFFYLRPRDIATYVGSGALDVGITGRDLLIDSASDASETAELGFAGSTFRFAGPVGRFADLEDLAGVRIATSYPVLVGGFLREHGVEAQLIRLDGAVESAIQLGVADAIADVVETGTTLRKAGLEIFGPVILRSTAVLISGAEEKPGAATLLRRLEGVLVARRYVLMDYDVPLDLLDAATAITPGIESPTISPLQDPAWVAVRSMVPRDDTNQIMDRLHEVGARAILVSPIHAARI; this comes from the coding sequence ATGCTCCGTGTCGCCGTGCCCAACAAGGGCTCGCTCGCCGAGACCGCCGCCCAGATGCTCGCCGAGGCCGGGTACGCCGGCCGTCGCGACCCCAAGGAGCTCTACGTCCTCGACGCGCGCAACGACGTCGAGTTCTTCTACCTCCGCCCGCGCGACATCGCGACCTACGTCGGATCCGGCGCGCTCGACGTCGGCATCACCGGCCGCGACCTCCTCATCGACTCGGCCTCCGACGCCTCCGAGACCGCGGAGCTCGGCTTCGCGGGATCCACGTTCCGCTTCGCCGGCCCCGTCGGCCGCTTCGCCGACCTCGAGGACCTCGCCGGAGTCCGCATCGCGACCAGCTACCCCGTCCTCGTCGGCGGCTTCCTCCGCGAGCACGGCGTCGAGGCGCAGCTCATCCGCCTCGACGGCGCGGTCGAGTCCGCCATCCAGCTGGGCGTCGCGGACGCCATCGCCGACGTCGTCGAGACCGGCACCACGCTGCGGAAGGCCGGGCTCGAGATCTTCGGCCCTGTGATCCTCCGCTCGACCGCCGTGCTCATCTCGGGCGCCGAGGAGAAGCCGGGCGCCGCGACGCTGCTCCGCCGCCTCGAGGGCGTGCTCGTCGCCCGCCGCTACGTGCTCATGGACTACGACGTGCCGCTCGACCTGCTCGACGCCGCCACGGCCATCACGCCGGGCATCGAGTCGCCCACCATCTCGCCGCTGCAGGACCCCGCGTGGGTCGCGGTGCGCTCGATGGTGCCGCGCGACGACACGAACCAGATCATGGACCGCCTGCACGAGGTCGGCGCGCGCGCCATCCTGGTCAGCCCCATCCACGCCGCCCGGATCTGA
- the trpB gene encoding tryptophan synthase subunit beta, translating to MTDLRSVTGPYFGEFGGRYVPESLVAALDELSAAWEELKVDPAFVEELKELHRTYTGRPSLITEVPRFAEHAGGARIILKREDLNHTGSHKINNVLGQALLTKKIGKKRIIAETGAGQHGVATATAAALFGLDCVIYMGEVDTERQALNVARMRLLGAEVIPVRSGSRTLKDAINDAMRDWVTNVETTNYVFGTVAGPHPFPAMVRDLQKVIGEEAREQVLALTGRLPDAVAACVGGGSNAIGIFHAFLDDADVALYGFEAGGDGADTPRTAATITKGRPGMLHGARSYLLQDEDGQTIDSHSISAGLDYPGVGPEHSWLSDLGRASYRPVTDDQAMSALRLLSRTEGIIPAIESAHALAGALELGKELGPDAIILINLSGRGDKDMETAGKYFDLIDAGAEQS from the coding sequence ATGACCGACCTGCGCAGCGTGACCGGCCCCTACTTCGGCGAGTTCGGCGGGCGCTACGTCCCGGAGTCCCTCGTCGCCGCCCTCGACGAGCTGTCGGCGGCGTGGGAGGAGCTCAAGGTCGACCCCGCGTTCGTCGAGGAGCTCAAGGAGCTGCACCGCACGTACACCGGCCGTCCCTCGCTCATCACGGAGGTGCCGCGGTTCGCCGAGCACGCCGGCGGCGCGCGCATCATCCTCAAGCGCGAGGACCTGAACCACACCGGCTCGCACAAGATCAACAACGTGCTCGGCCAGGCGCTGCTCACCAAGAAGATCGGCAAGAAGCGCATCATCGCGGAGACGGGCGCGGGCCAGCACGGCGTCGCGACCGCCACCGCGGCCGCGCTCTTCGGCCTCGACTGCGTCATCTACATGGGCGAGGTCGACACCGAGCGCCAGGCGCTGAACGTGGCCCGGATGCGCCTGCTCGGCGCTGAGGTCATCCCGGTCCGCTCGGGCTCCCGCACGCTCAAGGACGCCATCAACGACGCCATGCGCGACTGGGTCACCAACGTCGAGACCACCAACTACGTCTTCGGCACGGTGGCGGGCCCGCACCCGTTCCCGGCCATGGTCCGCGACCTGCAGAAGGTCATCGGCGAGGAGGCGCGCGAGCAGGTCCTCGCGCTCACCGGGCGCCTGCCCGACGCCGTCGCCGCGTGCGTCGGCGGCGGGTCCAACGCCATCGGCATCTTCCACGCCTTCCTCGACGACGCCGACGTGGCCCTCTACGGCTTCGAGGCCGGCGGCGACGGCGCGGACACCCCGCGCACCGCCGCCACCATCACCAAGGGCCGGCCCGGCATGCTGCACGGCGCGCGCAGCTACCTCCTCCAGGACGAGGACGGTCAGACCATCGACTCGCACTCGATCTCCGCCGGCCTCGACTACCCGGGCGTCGGCCCGGAGCACTCCTGGCTGTCGGACCTCGGGCGCGCGTCGTACCGTCCCGTCACGGACGACCAGGCGATGAGCGCGCTGCGCCTGCTCAGCCGCACCGAGGGCATCATCCCGGCCATCGAGTCCGCGCACGCCCTGGCCGGTGCGCTCGAGCTCGGCAAGGAGCTGGGTCCGGATGCGATCATCCTGATCAACCTCAGCGGCCGCGGCGACAAGGACATGGAGACCGCGGGGAAGTACTTCGACCTCATCGACGCCGGGGCGGAGCAGTCGTGA
- the hisF gene encoding imidazole glycerol phosphate synthase subunit HisF, which translates to MAAVPADRPASGAPSSGDLAVRVIPCLDVAAGRVVKGVNFLDLQDAGDPVELARLYYEQGADELTFLDVTATVEDRSTMYDVVSATAEQVFIPLTVGGGVRSADDVARLLASGADKIGVNSAAIARPDLVSEIADRFGAQVCVLSLDVTRGDTESGFVVTTHGGRTRTTIDAVAWAREAVERGAGELLVNSIDADGTRDGFDLELVAAMRAASRVPVIASGGAGELDHFAPAIEAGADAVLAASVFHSRRFTIGDVKGALADAGQVVRR; encoded by the coding sequence GTGGCCGCCGTTCCCGCCGACCGGCCCGCGTCCGGGGCCCCGTCCTCCGGCGACCTCGCCGTCCGCGTCATCCCGTGCCTCGACGTGGCCGCCGGCCGCGTCGTCAAGGGCGTCAACTTCCTCGACCTGCAGGACGCGGGCGATCCCGTCGAGCTCGCGCGCCTCTACTACGAGCAGGGCGCCGACGAGCTCACCTTCCTCGACGTCACGGCCACGGTCGAGGACCGCTCGACGATGTACGACGTCGTGAGCGCCACCGCCGAGCAGGTCTTCATCCCGCTCACCGTCGGCGGGGGAGTGCGCAGCGCCGACGACGTGGCGCGGCTGCTCGCGAGCGGCGCCGACAAGATCGGCGTCAACAGCGCGGCCATCGCGCGTCCCGACCTCGTGAGCGAGATCGCCGACCGGTTCGGCGCGCAGGTCTGCGTCCTCTCCCTCGACGTGACGCGCGGCGACACCGAGTCCGGCTTCGTCGTCACCACGCACGGGGGCCGCACGCGGACGACCATCGACGCGGTGGCGTGGGCCCGCGAGGCCGTCGAGCGCGGCGCCGGTGAGCTGCTCGTCAACTCCATCGACGCCGACGGCACGCGCGACGGCTTCGACCTCGAGCTCGTGGCCGCCATGCGCGCCGCGAGCCGCGTGCCCGTCATCGCATCGGGCGGCGCGGGCGAGCTCGACCACTTCGCGCCCGCGATCGAGGCCGGCGCCGACGCCGTGCTCGCCGCGAGCGTCTTCCACTCCCGTCGGTTCACCATCGGCGACGTCAAGGGCGCCCTCGCGGACGCCGGTCAGGTGGTCCGACGATGA
- a CDS encoding anthranilate synthase component I — MSESPRPAASVPAPGTTTREAFGALAVDHRVIPVLREVFADGETPVGVHRKLTAGRPGSFLLESAGQGGIWTRFSFVGVSSFGVLTQHGDEARWLDYGIDARRALGDDAPDGPLAALAALYARWETPRIPGLPPLTGGLVGFIGWEAVRQIERLPDRPPAEVPVPGQALSFVSELAVLDHRRGTVTLVATALNDGVDAEDAMWADAQTRLDRMQADLARPSETFLAEVDLQAQPSPVLRTEPADFHEAIARSKHHIHEGDVFQVVVSQRFDQPTMADPIDVYRILRVLNPSPYMYLLTLEDADGKPYSIVGSSPEALVTVTDDHVYMHPIAGSRPRGATVEEDVAHEESLLADPKERAEHLMLVDLARNDMLKACAPGSVEVTEFMRVERFSHIMHLVSSVEGTLRPGVSSIDVFRATFPAGTLSGAPKPRALQIIDELEPAQRGVYGGVVGYFDFAGDADLAIAIRTATIVDGIAHVQAGGGMVADSDPDAEYLESQNKAAAPLRAVAVAEAMRRVR, encoded by the coding sequence ATGAGCGAGTCCCCCCGCCCCGCCGCGTCCGTCCCCGCACCCGGCACGACGACCCGGGAGGCCTTCGGCGCCCTCGCCGTCGACCACCGGGTGATCCCGGTGCTCCGCGAGGTCTTCGCCGACGGCGAGACGCCCGTGGGCGTCCACCGCAAGCTCACCGCGGGACGCCCGGGCAGCTTCCTGCTCGAGTCCGCCGGCCAGGGCGGCATCTGGACCCGCTTCTCCTTCGTCGGCGTCTCGTCCTTCGGCGTGCTCACGCAGCACGGCGACGAGGCCCGCTGGCTCGACTACGGCATCGACGCCCGCCGCGCCCTCGGCGACGACGCGCCCGACGGTCCCCTCGCGGCCCTCGCGGCGCTCTACGCGCGCTGGGAGACGCCCCGCATCCCCGGTCTGCCGCCGCTCACGGGCGGCCTCGTGGGCTTCATCGGCTGGGAGGCCGTGCGCCAGATCGAGCGCCTGCCGGACCGTCCGCCCGCCGAGGTCCCCGTGCCCGGCCAGGCGCTCAGCTTCGTCTCCGAGCTCGCCGTGCTCGACCACCGCCGCGGCACCGTCACGCTCGTCGCGACCGCCCTCAACGACGGCGTCGACGCCGAGGACGCCATGTGGGCCGACGCGCAGACGCGCCTCGACCGGATGCAGGCCGACCTCGCGCGCCCGTCGGAGACCTTCCTCGCCGAGGTCGACCTCCAGGCGCAGCCCTCGCCCGTCCTCCGCACCGAACCCGCCGACTTCCACGAGGCGATCGCGCGCAGCAAGCACCACATCCACGAGGGCGACGTCTTCCAGGTCGTCGTCTCGCAGCGCTTCGACCAGCCGACCATGGCCGACCCGATCGACGTCTACCGCATCCTGCGCGTGCTCAACCCGAGCCCCTACATGTACCTGCTCACGCTCGAGGACGCCGACGGGAAGCCGTACTCCATCGTCGGATCCTCGCCCGAGGCGCTCGTCACGGTCACCGACGACCACGTCTACATGCACCCCATCGCGGGATCCCGGCCCCGCGGCGCCACCGTGGAGGAGGACGTCGCCCACGAGGAGTCCCTCCTCGCCGACCCGAAGGAGCGCGCCGAGCACCTCATGCTGGTCGACCTCGCGCGCAACGACATGCTGAAGGCGTGCGCCCCGGGATCCGTCGAGGTCACCGAGTTCATGCGCGTCGAGCGGTTCAGCCACATCATGCACCTGGTCAGCTCGGTCGAGGGCACGCTCCGGCCCGGCGTCTCGAGCATCGACGTCTTCCGCGCCACGTTCCCGGCCGGCACGCTCTCGGGCGCGCCCAAGCCGCGTGCGCTGCAGATCATCGACGAGCTCGAGCCCGCCCAGCGCGGCGTGTACGGGGGAGTGGTGGGCTACTTCGACTTCGCGGGCGACGCGGACCTGGCCATCGCGATCCGCACGGCCACCATCGTCGACGGCATCGCGCACGTGCAGGCCGGCGGCGGCATGGTCGCCGACTCCGACCCCGACGCCGAGTACCTCGAGTCGCAGAACAAGGCCGCGGCCCCGCTGCGCGCCGTGGCCGTCGCCGAGGCCATGCGGCGCGTGCGCTGA